A stretch of the bacterium genome encodes the following:
- a CDS encoding MFS transporter → MRKNEWPLLVLILAVGVSFWNLTLPSPLQPYIAFSLGISLGAAAQLVTISAGAMIGILLVYGLFGSRVSPKYVIWFGLASLTFGSWLATTTDTYGALLAIRILNGFADGLIYPAAWVAIANYLPRNRWAFGNQWILIGTALSAIFGLPLANTWAGGGDWQSAFKWFTLAGATMLLLSLTLAFAKEYPHKEVETGGFQTIWNNSYLRGLLLANIFVAASWFGVVTFVGGFLVRTYQPTSSEVSWFFVCAGIAFTIGTFIFSENRETQKKIAITTGVLVIPLAFVFFWLTNGFWTTVAIASVYAFVRSPGLLAMETMLLHETERAAARVPAIAAVDMVSALGTLIGAALGGIILSEGTYAGIGVIFSASAALSLFFLVRTNQTSSNYVLIKPVHA, encoded by the coding sequence ATGAGAAAGAATGAATGGCCTCTTTTGGTGCTGATTCTGGCCGTGGGAGTGAGTTTTTGGAACCTTACTCTCCCCTCGCCTCTTCAGCCCTACATCGCCTTTTCTCTGGGTATCAGCCTGGGAGCGGCGGCGCAACTGGTGACGATTTCGGCCGGCGCCATGATCGGAATCCTGCTAGTTTACGGTCTTTTCGGTTCGAGGGTTAGTCCAAAGTACGTTATTTGGTTTGGTCTGGCTAGCTTAACTTTTGGATCTTGGCTTGCCACAACGACTGACACCTATGGCGCGCTCTTGGCTATTCGCATTCTTAACGGGTTCGCAGATGGACTGATCTACCCAGCGGCCTGGGTCGCTATCGCCAACTACCTACCACGCAACCGTTGGGCTTTTGGAAACCAATGGATTCTAATCGGGACAGCCCTTTCAGCTATCTTTGGTCTTCCACTAGCAAACACCTGGGCCGGAGGCGGTGATTGGCAGAGCGCCTTCAAGTGGTTTACTTTAGCGGGCGCAACAATGCTGCTTCTCAGTCTAACCCTTGCTTTTGCTAAAGAGTACCCACACAAGGAAGTGGAAACGGGAGGATTCCAAACTATCTGGAACAACAGCTACCTTCGAGGACTTCTTCTCGCCAACATCTTTGTTGCTGCGAGTTGGTTTGGGGTAGTAACCTTCGTAGGAGGTTTCCTTGTCCGCACTTACCAGCCAACTTCATCCGAAGTCAGCTGGTTTTTCGTCTGCGCTGGAATAGCCTTCACCATAGGTACTTTCATCTTCTCAGAAAACCGAGAAACCCAGAAGAAAATCGCGATCACCACTGGAGTGTTGGTCATTCCTCTAGCTTTCGTCTTCTTCTGGCTAACCAACGGCTTCTGGACGACAGTTGCTATCGCGTCGGTATACGCATTCGTGCGCTCTCCTGGCCTTTTAGCCATGGAAACAATGTTACTTCACGAAACAGAGCGCGCGGCAGCTAGAGTACCCGCCATTGCAGCAGTGGATATGGTAAGTGCTCTTGGAACCCTAATAGGTGCGGCGCTCGGTGGCATCATTCTTTCGGAAGGAACCTACGCAGGAATAGGGGTGATCTTTTCTGCTTCGGCAGCACTTTCACTCTTTTTCCTGGTGAGAACTAACCAAACGAGCTCCAACTACGTGCTGATCAAACCTGTTCACGCATAG
- a CDS encoding GNAT family N-acetyltransferase, whose amino-acid sequence MVADTGKREGAKHLQVVEGSDLEEAWQVYESSFAEIREDHPCRQSLTRREFKEFMRNTEIVKLLVYENGELVAGSLFTKNLGLVPWISEAYYNKHFPEYLGRRMYAQSFFVRPDKRGRGILQTLANEIKRHMKQEGIVVTFCDFGGRNEITFTLLLKTVHAKSLPSRLVEIQTYDAIIINGDD is encoded by the coding sequence GTGGTTGCAGACACCGGAAAGCGAGAGGGTGCTAAGCACCTTCAGGTTGTGGAAGGGTCAGACCTTGAGGAAGCATGGCAGGTGTATGAAAGCAGCTTCGCGGAAATCAGGGAAGACCACCCCTGCCGTCAGAGTCTCACCCGGCGTGAATTCAAAGAGTTCATGCGCAATACTGAAATCGTGAAGCTGTTGGTCTACGAGAACGGAGAACTCGTGGCCGGCAGCCTCTTCACCAAGAACCTCGGTCTCGTACCTTGGATCAGCGAAGCGTACTACAACAAACACTTCCCTGAATACCTAGGTAGGCGCATGTACGCTCAGAGCTTCTTCGTTCGCCCAGACAAGCGTGGGAGAGGAATTCTCCAAACCCTCGCTAATGAGATCAAGCGTCACATGAAGCAGGAAGGAATCGTGGTAACATTCTGCGACTTCGGCGGCCGCAATGAAATCACGTTCACTCTTCTCCTGAAAACGGTTCACGCAAAGTCCTTGCCATCTCGCCTGGTGGAGATACAGACCTACGACGCAATCATCATCAACGGCGACGATTAA
- a CDS encoding ATP-binding protein, translating to MPIGSFVSVLTILISLTLSLLILIKNPKSPVNLSFGAFTLCIVTWVLTNFLADQSSTPETALFWARATVLGPVVLSPILLFFSDVYPKPPTVIKPLVWVIATIPTLILLPFIPTALNISKVTFTNAGQQTEVGPVYSAIVLFIAIYALISLAKLYTKYRRSYGLQKIQLAYLLGGLFATLLFALVMSGVLPLFGFSQLISIAPASTLILTTAVTYSIIRHRLLDIEIIIRRSLVYSSLLFVLAIIYSSLVFVLNRLFLPEGTSSFPRITDLLAIIVVAFTGDPLKRFIEKTTDKIFFKARYNAEETISNLAEDISSIIDLGELLLAIKNNLAGSVKMSKFAVYLRTDGHFEKIEVADGFDNTLDTIAEQKYFLSEILEKFPRLLVMEEIKSMIQERRGVFDEKTLAAFEALEKSGVAVIVPLISKDKITGAVFLGEKLSGDLYSNEDLKLLEILGRQAAIAIENAKLYDEQKKFASKLQIEVSKATEDLRAANDRLKELDKAKDEFVSVVSHELRTPMTAIKSYVWLVLNGRAGPLNTQMQNYLFKVYDSSERLIGMINDVLDVSHIETGRLNIELEPVSLIKVAQDVTDTLAEQARELKIETVIDKDSTVPLVSADIQKLNEIFTNLIGNALKFTRAGGKITVSFQKNAGNIETSVADTGIGIRKDDLPKLFSKFGRLQKSYATMATSGGSGLGLYITKNYIELMHGKIWANSVEGKGTTFTFSLPISKSQKPVEHDPSTLMLQGMLKKR from the coding sequence ATGCCCATAGGATCATTTGTCTCGGTACTCACAATTCTTATCTCATTAACCCTTAGTCTTTTGATTCTAATAAAGAATCCAAAAAGTCCTGTAAACTTATCCTTTGGAGCTTTCACATTATGTATCGTTACTTGGGTTCTAACAAATTTTCTTGCTGATCAGTCAAGTACCCCAGAAACAGCTTTATTTTGGGCAAGAGCAACAGTCTTAGGACCAGTAGTTCTGTCTCCTATTCTTCTGTTTTTCTCAGACGTATACCCAAAACCTCCGACAGTAATAAAACCTCTAGTTTGGGTTATTGCTACTATACCAACACTAATTCTTTTGCCTTTCATTCCAACCGCATTAAATATCTCCAAGGTAACATTTACAAACGCCGGCCAACAAACCGAAGTAGGACCTGTTTATTCTGCGATTGTTTTATTTATAGCAATATACGCATTAATTAGTTTAGCTAAACTTTATACAAAATATCGACGTTCTTATGGTTTACAAAAAATTCAACTTGCTTATCTATTGGGTGGGTTGTTTGCCACTCTCCTCTTTGCTTTAGTTATGAGTGGAGTTCTACCTCTGTTTGGATTCTCTCAATTAATAAGTATCGCCCCTGCATCAACCTTAATACTAACTACTGCTGTAACCTACTCAATCATTCGTCATAGACTCCTGGATATCGAAATTATCATCCGTCGCTCACTTGTTTACTCATCTTTACTCTTTGTACTTGCCATAATTTATTCATCCCTTGTCTTTGTTTTGAATAGGTTATTTTTGCCGGAAGGTACGAGCTCTTTCCCGAGAATCACTGACTTACTAGCCATCATAGTTGTAGCTTTTACAGGTGACCCACTCAAAAGGTTTATTGAAAAAACCACTGACAAAATCTTTTTCAAGGCTAGGTACAATGCCGAAGAAACAATTTCCAATCTTGCAGAGGACATAAGCTCAATCATTGACCTGGGCGAACTTCTTTTGGCTATCAAGAACAACCTAGCAGGATCAGTCAAAATGAGCAAATTTGCAGTTTATCTTCGCACTGATGGTCATTTTGAGAAGATAGAGGTAGCTGATGGTTTCGACAACACTCTTGATACGATTGCTGAGCAAAAATATTTTCTGTCCGAAATACTTGAAAAATTTCCGCGTCTCTTAGTCATGGAAGAAATCAAAAGTATGATCCAGGAACGGCGTGGTGTTTTTGATGAAAAGACCTTGGCCGCTTTCGAAGCTCTGGAAAAAAGTGGGGTGGCTGTGATCGTTCCTCTGATCTCAAAGGACAAAATCACTGGTGCAGTTTTCCTTGGTGAAAAACTTTCCGGGGATCTCTACTCAAACGAAGATCTTAAGCTTCTGGAAATTTTGGGTCGCCAAGCAGCCATCGCCATTGAGAACGCGAAACTTTATGATGAGCAGAAAAAGTTTGCCAGTAAACTCCAGATTGAAGTCAGCAAAGCCACTGAAGATCTGCGAGCCGCCAACGACCGTCTCAAAGAACTCGATAAAGCCAAGGACGAATTCGTTTCGGTCGTTTCCCATGAACTTCGTACTCCAATGACCGCAATAAAAAGTTACGTTTGGCTAGTTTTGAACGGTCGAGCCGGACCACTGAATACTCAAATGCAAAACTACCTTTTCAAGGTTTATGACAGCTCTGAGAGGCTCATCGGTATGATTAACGATGTCCTTGACGTCTCCCACATTGAGACTGGTCGGCTGAACATCGAGCTTGAACCAGTTTCTCTGATCAAAGTTGCCCAAGATGTGACTGATACCCTCGCCGAGCAAGCACGAGAACTAAAAATTGAAACAGTCATTGATAAAGATAGTACCGTACCCCTTGTCTCAGCTGACATTCAAAAACTTAACGAAATTTTTACCAACCTTATCGGCAATGCCCTGAAGTTTACTCGAGCCGGAGGAAAGATCACAGTTTCTTTCCAAAAAAACGCTGGTAATATTGAAACCTCAGTTGCCGATACCGGTATTGGAATTAGAAAAGATGATTTGCCCAAACTTTTTAGCAAGTTTGGCCGTTTGCAAAAAAGCTACGCCACTATGGCAACCTCAGGTGGAAGTGGACTCGGGCTTTATATCACCAAAAACTATATTGAACTCATGCACGGAAAAATCTGGGCCAATAGTGTTGAGGGCAAAGGAACCACCTTCACTTTTTCTCTTCCAATCTCTAAATCTCAGAAACCGGTCGAACATGACCCAAGTACCCTAATGCTCCAGGGAATGCTCAAAAAACGCTAA
- the uppP gene encoding undecaprenyl-diphosphatase UppP has translation MVEIFQAVILGFIQGMTEFLPISSTAHLIVVPWFFGWQGVVASLPFDLALHIGTSLAVIGFFWRDWVRLFLSFLRNLPGGTKKIWQETESRLFLLLALGSIPAAIAGVFLENIVENSFRKDMVLITSVVIIFALVLYWADSRIGKRKVEKVTLRDSLAVGFAQVLALIPGVSRSGITITAGLLAGLDREAATRFSFLLSTPIIVGASLFKFKDIIKEGGFGDHFDIFLVGSLASAVSGWIAIKFLLSFVQKNSFRVFVVYRLVVGVALLLVTIAR, from the coding sequence ATGGTTGAAATCTTCCAAGCTGTCATTTTGGGCTTCATCCAGGGTATGACCGAGTTTCTTCCTATTTCTTCTACGGCGCACTTGATTGTGGTACCTTGGTTTTTTGGTTGGCAAGGGGTGGTGGCTTCCCTACCGTTTGATTTAGCTTTGCATATTGGGACTAGTCTAGCGGTGATCGGCTTTTTTTGGCGGGATTGGGTAAGGTTGTTTTTATCTTTTCTAAGAAATTTGCCTGGGGGGACAAAAAAGATTTGGCAAGAAACGGAAAGCAGACTCTTTTTGCTACTGGCGCTTGGCTCGATTCCAGCGGCTATTGCCGGAGTCTTTCTTGAAAATATTGTCGAAAACAGTTTCAGGAAAGACATGGTGCTGATTACCTCAGTAGTGATAATCTTTGCTCTGGTGCTTTATTGGGCTGATTCTCGAATAGGAAAGAGGAAGGTTGAGAAGGTTACTCTGCGAGATTCTTTGGCAGTGGGGTTTGCCCAAGTGCTTGCTCTGATTCCCGGGGTTTCACGCAGTGGGATTACTATCACCGCCGGTTTGCTAGCTGGCTTGGACAGGGAGGCAGCAACTAGATTTTCCTTTTTGCTTTCCACCCCAATTATTGTTGGAGCCTCGCTCTTTAAATTCAAAGACATCATCAAAGAGGGTGGCTTTGGAGATCACTTTGATATTTTTTTGGTTGGAAGCCTTGCCTCGGCTGTTTCTGGCTGGATCGCGATAAAATTTCTTCTCAGCTTTGTTCAAAAAAATAGTTTTCGTGTCTTTGTAGTTTACCGTTTGGTGGTTGGAGTAGCCCTTCTTCTGGTCACCATAGCCCGCTAA
- a CDS encoding fused MFS/spermidine synthase has protein sequence MNFWAKILFEGESPFNGEIKVFEILGVRKLSASGFVQSRSVKDNGESEFYWNALAHSVPLKTGNRVLLLGMSAGTVALSLRKKYPETIIDGVEIDPLMIDLGKRFFYLEKAKVNVFVGDARSFVKTAKNSYDLIILDLFVGDKVPSFVFDKDFMEKLGKLLKSGGRLVMNRIYDSKKEIKSFEQAFARYFRVVNKKSGPAFAETGNLILVGENYG, from the coding sequence GTGAATTTTTGGGCAAAGATACTCTTTGAAGGCGAGTCCCCCTTCAACGGCGAAATCAAAGTTTTTGAGATTCTGGGGGTTCGGAAACTGTCCGCTTCTGGTTTTGTTCAATCGCGCAGCGTCAAGGACAACGGTGAAAGTGAGTTCTATTGGAACGCGCTTGCCCACTCAGTACCACTCAAAACTGGAAACAGAGTTTTGCTTTTGGGGATGTCAGCCGGGACTGTTGCACTATCACTACGCAAAAAATATCCGGAAACAATCATTGATGGGGTGGAAATAGATCCTCTCATGATTGATTTGGGAAAAAGATTCTTTTATCTTGAGAAAGCAAAAGTAAACGTCTTTGTGGGAGACGCAAGAAGCTTTGTTAAAACAGCCAAAAATAGTTACGATCTGATTATTTTGGATCTTTTCGTCGGCGACAAAGTACCGAGCTTTGTTTTTGATAAAGACTTTATGGAAAAGTTGGGGAAACTGTTGAAAAGTGGAGGAAGACTCGTCATGAATAGGATTTATGATTCCAAAAAGGAAATAAAGAGTTTTGAGCAAGCTTTCGCTCGCTATTTTAGAGTTGTCAACAAAAAATCCGGTCCCGCCTTTGCTGAAACTGGAAATCTGATTTTGGTAGGAGAGAATTATGGTTGA
- the serS gene encoding serine--tRNA ligase: MLDIKFVRDNQNLIRETLKKRRYEFDLDRLLRVDKARSDLIVEVDNLRSQKNQFAKDKDIEKGKKIKVHLTKQEAALAAVKEEFRDLLDQVPNLLDKSVPDGATEESNVEIKRWGEIEKRDFKIIDHVQIAEKLGIIDFEAGTKIGGRGFYYLKDGGALLELALVNWVMQFLVKKGFHPVITPELALQKFIQGTGYLPKREEPDLYKVENEDLYLIATAEIPLAGMHAEQILNEEDLPLNYAGFSSSFRKESGTYGKYAKGIYRVHQFDKVEIFKFAKPADSEKEFKEIIAVEEEIYQALKIPYRIVNIASGEMSAPAVLKYDFEYYSPLDETYRELTSTSNTTDYQARRLGIKYRTKDGKKTEFVHTLNGTAIAMSRTPIAILENYQQKDGSVKVPEVLREFLGKDTL, encoded by the coding sequence ATGCTCGATATTAAATTCGTTCGGGACAACCAAAATCTTATTAGAGAAACTCTAAAAAAACGGCGCTATGAGTTTGATCTCGACCGTCTTTTGAGAGTTGACAAAGCACGTAGCGATTTGATAGTTGAAGTAGATAATCTGCGTAGTCAAAAAAACCAGTTTGCAAAAGATAAGGATATTGAGAAGGGTAAGAAAATCAAGGTTCACTTAACCAAACAAGAGGCAGCATTGGCAGCGGTGAAAGAGGAGTTTAGAGACTTACTTGACCAAGTCCCAAATCTTTTGGACAAGTCGGTTCCAGATGGTGCTACAGAGGAATCTAACGTTGAGATAAAGCGTTGGGGAGAGATCGAGAAAAGAGATTTCAAGATTATCGATCACGTGCAAATAGCAGAGAAGCTGGGAATTATCGATTTTGAGGCTGGAACAAAGATTGGGGGGCGTGGATTCTACTATTTAAAAGACGGCGGTGCCCTTTTAGAGCTCGCCCTAGTGAATTGGGTCATGCAGTTTTTGGTAAAAAAAGGTTTTCATCCAGTAATTACTCCGGAGCTGGCTCTCCAAAAGTTTATTCAGGGCACCGGCTATTTACCAAAGCGGGAAGAACCTGACCTCTATAAGGTGGAAAATGAGGACTTGTACTTAATTGCGACAGCAGAAATTCCTCTCGCCGGTATGCATGCTGAGCAAATTCTAAATGAGGAAGACCTACCTCTAAATTATGCTGGTTTCAGTAGCTCTTTTCGGAAAGAATCAGGAACCTATGGTAAGTACGCGAAAGGGATTTACCGGGTTCATCAGTTTGATAAAGTGGAAATCTTCAAATTTGCCAAACCAGCTGACTCAGAAAAAGAGTTTAAGGAGATTATTGCAGTTGAGGAGGAGATTTATCAGGCGTTGAAGATTCCCTACCGAATTGTGAATATTGCCAGTGGTGAGATGAGTGCTCCAGCAGTTTTAAAATATGATTTTGAATATTACTCTCCGCTTGATGAGACTTATCGTGAACTAACGTCAACCTCGAATACTACTGATTACCAAGCACGGAGGTTGGGGATTAAGTATCGGACTAAAGATGGGAAGAAAACTGAGTTTGTTCATACCCTCAACGGAACGGCAATCGCGATGAGTCGAACACCAATCGCTATTTTAGAAAATTATCAGCAAAAAGACGGTTCGGTCAAAGTTCCTGAGGTGTTGCGTGAATTTTTGGGCAAAGATACTCTTTGA
- a CDS encoding four helix bundle protein: protein MTLTSYKELTVWQRSIELVEEIYKLTAKFPKEETYGLVSQLRRAAVAIPSNIAEGYQRGHKAEYIQFLRVAFASSSEVETQLIIAEKLEQTKKLDYSKATNLLEETRKMLNKMISNLKGAKP from the coding sequence ATGACTTTAACTTCTTACAAAGAACTTACGGTTTGGCAACGTTCAATTGAACTTGTTGAGGAAATCTATAAACTCACAGCCAAATTCCCGAAAGAGGAAACCTACGGATTGGTAAGTCAGTTACGAAGAGCGGCAGTGGCTATTCCTTCAAATATCGCGGAAGGCTATCAAAGAGGTCACAAAGCAGAGTATATACAATTCCTCAGAGTTGCGTTTGCATCTTCGTCTGAAGTAGAAACCCAACTAATAATCGCAGAAAAACTTGAACAAACCAAAAAATTGGATTATTCTAAAGCCACCAATCTATTAGAAGAAACTAGAAAAATGCTGAATAAAATGATTTCGAACTTAAAAGGAGCTAAACCCTAA
- a CDS encoding DUF2007 domain-containing protein, whose translation MSERVVTTAFDNKVALMLVERLKNAGIPARVGSETSSTGVFGVELSRTVIVPEEYIAEAKEILEL comes from the coding sequence ATGAGTGAGCGAGTGGTGACAACCGCCTTCGACAATAAAGTGGCCCTGATGCTAGTTGAAAGGCTGAAAAATGCCGGTATTCCGGCTCGAGTTGGAAGTGAAACCTCATCGACCGGGGTTTTTGGTGTTGAGCTGAGTCGTACCGTCATTGTCCCAGAAGAATACATTGCCGAAGCCAAAGAAATACTTGAATTATAG
- the lysS gene encoding lysine--tRNA ligase: MFWADIVAKETKRKEPILVNDAKTPSGKVHVGSLRGVLIHDFVYKSLLKLGKKARYTYHFDDFDPMDGLPIYLDKEKYEKYMGFPLKDVPSPQRGYTSYADYYAKDFLKVFNSLGAEPEIVWSYKDMYASGRLDQAIKIVLDKAPEIQEIYQRVSGSEKKKDWFPFQPVCENCGRIGTTRVYFWDGKQVSYVCEKDMVEWAVGCGYEGKVSPFGGKGKMPWKVEWPSKWLVNQVGFEGSGKDHTSKGGSRDIGNHIAREIFKIEPPEDLAYEHFLFGGKKMSSSKGLGASAAAVAEVLPASVLRFLNARYHPRVAIDFDPTHSDTIPNLFDEYDRAREAYFADPESDLGRTFEAGHIGKPVKVFIPRFITLANWLRQPNINIEAEAEKAKGSGLTKEDKEDLDRRARYAKIWLERFAKKEQRVIEVKEQEKLTFSERVKKYFKDLDRDLDKDWTEEELQKRIFQIAKENDLQPKEAFTSTYQALIGDDHGPKVSALIISDKSKARKALKKQYE, from the coding sequence ATGTTTTGGGCTGACATTGTTGCCAAAGAAACAAAAAGAAAAGAACCGATTCTGGTTAACGATGCAAAAACCCCCTCTGGGAAAGTTCACGTTGGTTCTTTGCGGGGAGTTCTCATCCACGATTTTGTTTACAAATCCCTACTAAAACTAGGCAAAAAGGCTCGCTATACTTATCACTTTGATGACTTTGATCCAATGGACGGTCTTCCGATTTACTTGGATAAAGAAAAATATGAAAAATACATGGGTTTTCCTCTCAAAGACGTCCCTTCTCCGCAAAGAGGTTACACCAGTTACGCAGACTACTACGCCAAAGACTTTTTGAAAGTTTTCAATTCTCTTGGTGCCGAACCAGAAATCGTTTGGTCTTACAAGGATATGTACGCCTCGGGAAGGCTCGATCAAGCAATAAAAATTGTTCTTGATAAGGCCCCTGAAATTCAGGAAATTTACCAGCGGGTTTCTGGTTCTGAAAAGAAAAAAGATTGGTTTCCTTTTCAGCCGGTGTGCGAAAATTGCGGCAGGATCGGCACGACGAGAGTTTACTTTTGGGACGGGAAGCAAGTCAGTTACGTTTGTGAAAAAGACATGGTTGAGTGGGCGGTAGGCTGTGGGTATGAGGGGAAAGTGAGTCCCTTTGGCGGTAAAGGCAAAATGCCTTGGAAAGTGGAGTGGCCGAGTAAATGGTTGGTTAATCAGGTTGGCTTCGAGGGCTCAGGCAAAGACCACACCTCCAAAGGCGGCTCGCGTGATATCGGCAATCATATTGCTCGGGAGATTTTCAAAATTGAACCGCCGGAAGATCTTGCCTACGAGCACTTTCTTTTTGGGGGTAAAAAAATGAGTTCTTCCAAAGGTTTAGGAGCTTCCGCAGCTGCTGTTGCGGAAGTGTTACCTGCTAGCGTACTCAGATTTTTAAACGCCCGCTATCACCCTCGAGTGGCGATTGATTTTGATCCCACTCATTCGGATACTATTCCCAATTTGTTTGACGAGTACGATCGAGCCCGGGAAGCTTATTTTGCAGATCCAGAGTCTGACTTGGGACGGACTTTTGAAGCCGGCCATATTGGGAAACCGGTCAAGGTTTTCATTCCACGGTTTATTACTTTGGCCAATTGGCTGCGCCAACCAAATATAAACATAGAAGCTGAAGCAGAAAAAGCTAAGGGTTCAGGTTTAACAAAAGAGGACAAAGAAGACTTGGATAGAAGAGCGCGTTACGCCAAAATCTGGCTCGAAAGGTTTGCAAAAAAAGAGCAGAGGGTAATTGAGGTTAAAGAGCAAGAAAAACTCACTTTTAGTGAGCGAGTGAAAAAATACTTTAAAGATCTTGATAGAGACTTAGATAAAGACTGGACTGAGGAGGAACTGCAGAAACGCATCTTTCAGATAGCAAAGGAAAATGATTTACAGCCAAAAGAAGCTTTCACAAGTACGTATCAAGCTTTAATTGGAGATGATCACGGACCAAAAGTTTCAGCCTTAATAATTTCTGATAAATCTAAAGCTAGAAAAGCCTTAAAAAAACAGTATGAGTGA
- the greA gene encoding transcription elongation factor GreA translates to MKNSTSEEIINKDLAEKVYLTGEGLAKLKEELDHLKNVKRKEVTERIAKAREYGDISENSEYDTARDEQSFTEGRILEIESILKRSEVIEETHLGMVQIGSSVTVEIDGDRDTYHIVGTMEAEPESGRISHESPVGKALIGLKVGDEVDVTTPYATLHYRIKAIN, encoded by the coding sequence ATGAAAAATTCTACTTCAGAGGAAATAATTAACAAAGACTTAGCTGAAAAAGTTTATCTCACCGGCGAAGGCTTAGCCAAGCTCAAAGAAGAGCTTGATCATTTGAAAAATGTCAAAAGAAAAGAAGTTACCGAAAGAATCGCCAAGGCAAGGGAATATGGGGATATCAGCGAAAACTCAGAGTATGACACTGCTCGTGATGAACAGTCTTTTACTGAAGGAAGAATTCTCGAAATTGAATCTATTCTCAAGAGAAGTGAAGTCATCGAAGAAACCCATCTTGGGATGGTCCAGATTGGTTCAAGTGTGACAGTTGAGATAGACGGTGATCGAGATACTTATCACATCGTTGGAACGATGGAAGCTGAGCCAGAGAGCGGTCGGATTTCCCATGAATCTCCAGTTGGTAAAGCTCTGATTGGCCTCAAGGTCGGTGACGAAGTCGATGTCACTACGCCGTATGCTACTTTACATTACCGCATCAAAGCGATAAACTAG
- a CDS encoding aspartate kinase encodes MIVIKFGGTSVSTKDRISNICEIVSKRVTKKPVVVVSALSGVTDLLILATKPPEQSESLFQRIREIHVDLVKNIWKEDAAASKIISYVDSTLEEAKKVSSKGNLDKSSTDKLSSFGEIMSSYIVNEALKSSGIKSQQVLATELIVTDNNFGEAEFLPGETRKAVNKNLKPLIEKGLIPVVTGFIGSTQDGKTTTLGRGGSDYSASIIGYCLNADELEIWTDVDGILTADPKLVKTAKLLDRISYKEASELATFGARVLHPRSIRPAVKAGIPVRILNSFNLQSKGTSILEKHQSKNHITAISSKTKVTLVNIYSTEMLLSKGFLARIFEVFTRHNISVDLVSVSEVSVSVTLDNKDSMASVVEELSEFASVNTSEGFGMVSLIGEGVVASSKNISRIFDILDKEGILVKMVSLGSTDINVSLIIRREQIEKAVVVLHDQILLNNSNYIGVKK; translated from the coding sequence GTGATTGTTATTAAATTCGGCGGAACCTCGGTTTCGACCAAAGACAGAATCTCGAATATTTGCGAAATAGTGAGTAAAAGAGTCACCAAAAAACCAGTAGTGGTTGTATCGGCTTTATCTGGCGTTACCGACTTACTTATTTTGGCTACGAAACCACCTGAACAGTCGGAAAGTCTTTTTCAAAGAATCAGAGAAATTCACGTTGATCTAGTAAAGAATATCTGGAAAGAAGATGCAGCTGCAAGTAAAATAATTTCTTATGTAGACTCTACTCTTGAAGAAGCAAAAAAAGTTTCAAGTAAGGGCAATCTAGATAAATCTTCTACTGATAAACTCTCTTCCTTCGGAGAAATTATGTCTTCCTACATAGTTAACGAAGCATTAAAAAGTAGTGGAATTAAATCACAACAGGTGTTAGCAACTGAGTTGATTGTTACTGACAACAATTTTGGCGAAGCTGAATTCCTTCCTGGAGAAACCAGGAAGGCAGTAAACAAAAACCTAAAACCTTTAATTGAGAAAGGATTAATTCCAGTGGTCACTGGATTCATTGGCTCAACACAGGATGGGAAAACTACTACCTTGGGAAGAGGGGGTTCTGACTACTCAGCCTCAATAATTGGCTACTGTTTAAACGCTGATGAATTAGAGATTTGGACTGATGTTGACGGGATTCTAACTGCTGATCCTAAATTAGTAAAAACAGCAAAGCTTCTAGATAGAATTTCTTATAAGGAGGCTTCAGAGCTAGCTACTTTTGGCGCTAGGGTTCTGCACCCAAGATCGATTAGACCGGCAGTAAAAGCAGGAATTCCTGTTCGAATATTAAATAGTTTTAATCTTCAATCAAAGGGTACCTCTATTTTAGAGAAACACCAGTCTAAAAACCATATTACCGCAATTTCCTCAAAGACAAAGGTAACTCTGGTGAATATTTATTCTACAGAAATGCTTTTAAGTAAAGGTTTTTTAGCAAGAATCTTTGAAGTTTTTACCCGTCATAATATTTCAGTGGATTTAGTAAGTGTTTCTGAGGTTAGCGTATCCGTTACTTTAGATAATAAAGATAGTATGGCCTCAGTTGTAGAAGAACTTTCGGAATTTGCCTCTGTTAATACCTCGGAGGGCTTTGGTATGGTTTCTTTAATCGGAGAGGGAGTTGTTGCTTCTTCAAAAAACATTAGCCGTATTTTTGACATCTTAGATAAAGAAGGAATTTTAGTTAAAATGGTCTCACTTGGTTCTACTGATATAAACGTCAGTCTAATTATCAGACGAGAACAGATAGAAAAAGCAGTTGTAGTTCTCCACGACCAAATATTATTAAACAATTCTAACTACATAGGAGTTAAAAAATGA